A genome region from Acidobacteriota bacterium includes the following:
- a CDS encoding ABC transporter ATP-binding protein, translated as MAHLELQDLTQRFEGLTALDRLSLQVAPGEILTLLGPSGCGKTTTIRLIAGFLKPTAGKILVNGRDIAPIPPEKRNMGMVFQSYALFPHLNVFENVAFGLRARGIAGKAARSKVERALELVELSPHRKRPVFELSGGEQQRVAVARAVAIEPQILLLDEPLSNLDASLREQTRAQLDRLIRTLGITAIFVTHDQEEAFALSDRIALLWDGALQQVGTSDQLYFRPANERVARFVGKSNLWDVTFREYSENREIYSLPSGAVLRLPRSARDGKLRRGARLRMLLRPENVTFDPTDDSLALGPARVRSRRFAGASTEYLLEGRGLRVLASRTNSPATAGYRVGDEIELFCSSRALYLLPGGEV; from the coding sequence ATGGCACACCTGGAACTGCAGGATCTGACCCAGCGCTTCGAGGGACTCACCGCGCTCGACCGGCTCAGCCTGCAGGTCGCTCCCGGGGAGATCCTGACCTTGCTGGGCCCCAGCGGTTGCGGCAAGACCACCACCATTCGCCTCATTGCCGGATTCCTGAAGCCCACCGCGGGCAAGATCCTGGTCAACGGCCGGGATATCGCCCCCATTCCGCCCGAGAAGCGCAACATGGGGATGGTATTTCAATCCTACGCCCTGTTCCCGCACCTCAACGTCTTCGAGAACGTCGCCTTCGGACTCAGGGCGCGGGGAATTGCAGGCAAGGCAGCAAGAAGCAAGGTGGAGCGGGCACTCGAGCTGGTGGAACTTTCCCCGCATCGAAAGCGTCCGGTCTTCGAGCTCAGCGGCGGCGAGCAGCAGCGGGTGGCCGTGGCCCGCGCCGTCGCCATCGAGCCGCAAATCCTGCTACTGGACGAACCGCTGAGCAACCTGGACGCCAGCCTGCGGGAGCAGACACGCGCCCAGCTCGACCGACTCATCCGCACCCTCGGCATAACGGCCATCTTCGTCACCCACGACCAGGAAGAGGCCTTCGCTCTCTCCGACCGCATTGCGCTGCTGTGGGACGGGGCGCTGCAGCAGGTGGGCACCTCCGACCAACTCTACTTTCGACCGGCCAACGAAAGGGTGGCGCGCTTTGTCGGCAAATCCAATTTATGGGATGTGACCTTCAGGGAATACAGCGAGAACCGCGAGATCTATTCCCTGCCCTCGGGAGCCGTGCTGCGGCTTCCCCGCTCCGCGAGAGACGGGAAGCTGCGCCGGGGCGCCCGCCTGCGCATGCTGCTGCGTCCGGAAAACGTGACTTTCGATCCAACCGACGACTCCCTGGCCCTGGGACCGGCTCGGGTCCGCTCCCGGCGCTTCGCCGGAGCCAGCACGGAATATCTCCTGGAGGGAAGGGGGCTGCGAGTGCTGGCCAGCCGGACCAACTCGCCGGCGACCGCGGGATACCGGGTCGGCGACGAGATCGAGCTCTTCTGTTCTTCCCGGGCGTTGTACTTGCTGCCGGGGGGTGAAGTTTGA
- a CDS encoding TIM barrel protein yields the protein MRIKQSVCFPMVKPPSLSLDTLCEAAAGIGYPAVELWYRDEDFEETVDTARRHNLEVASMSGHRSLEDGLNHPDNHDQIEQELRDSIRLAARHRIPGLICFSGNRHPERSDFEGILACARGLKRVAPYAEEKGVNLNLELLNSKIDHPGYQCDRPDWGIAVCEMVSSPRVKLLFDIYHMQIMQGDVIRTLREMIGYVGHIHTAGNPGRNEIDDTQELNYVGICRAIAATSYDGYVGHEFLPVGDPIEALLQAFRTCDQG from the coding sequence ATGCGGATCAAGCAATCGGTCTGCTTCCCGATGGTCAAGCCGCCGAGCCTCTCCCTGGATACCCTGTGCGAAGCCGCGGCCGGGATCGGCTACCCGGCGGTGGAGTTGTGGTACCGGGACGAGGATTTCGAGGAAACGGTGGATACCGCCCGCCGCCACAACCTGGAGGTGGCCTCGATGTCGGGTCACCGGAGCCTGGAGGACGGTCTCAACCACCCCGACAACCACGACCAGATCGAGCAGGAGCTTAGGGACTCCATCCGGCTGGCAGCCAGGCATCGGATTCCCGGGCTGATCTGCTTTTCCGGCAACCGCCATCCGGAGCGCAGCGACTTCGAAGGTATCCTCGCCTGTGCCCGGGGATTGAAACGAGTGGCGCCCTACGCCGAAGAAAAAGGGGTCAACCTGAACCTGGAGCTGTTGAACTCCAAGATCGACCACCCCGGTTACCAGTGCGACCGCCCGGACTGGGGTATCGCCGTCTGTGAAATGGTCTCCAGCCCCCGGGTGAAATTGCTGTTCGACATCTACCACATGCAGATCATGCAGGGCGACGTGATCCGAACTCTGCGCGAGATGATCGGTTACGTCGGCCACATCCACACCGCCGGCAATCCGGGGCGCAACGAAATCGACGACACCCAGGAACTCAACTACGTCGGGATTTGCCGAGCCATTGCGGCAACCTCCTACGACGGATACGTGGGTCACGAATTCCTCCCTGTCGGCGATCCCATTGAAGCCCTCCTCCAGGCCTTCAGGACCTGCGACCAGGGTTGA
- a CDS encoding iron ABC transporter permease: MRISVNPRSALVLTLPVFGLLLWLVLYPNLFVLWRSLVSDNRFTLAHYADFFSSPSQMEALGNSLSISLGSVLLSALIGVPLAFVFHRFDFPGRRIFAALASLPVLLPPLVGVIAFLFLYGESGILTRSLQMLLGLSEPPFSLRGIPAILWVHAYTMYVYFYLFVSAALKRLDESLREASLSLGASRTRTFLRVTLPVLTPALVGAALLTFMTSMASFSAPYIFGGGVRVLSLQIYNSKLNGDLEMALVETVVLTMVSLLFLILLQRYEATGKYRAVGKGASPSLRPFRGKGLRLAMAVLGISAVLFLLLPHLTLVLISFSQDGTWTTQILPPRYTAANYGRLLADDRFLEPILNSLKMATLATAANLVFALAAGWLLIQRKLRGRRLLSALTLLPWALPGTVVALNLATTFSISDPLQARVLLVGTFWILPLAYFIRNIPLVVRAVQAGFEQLDPNLHWAARSLGASWFYSLRRILLPLLLPAAAAGSMLAFVTALGEFVSSIVIYTVDSRPISVEILSQLRQFNFGSAAAYGVLLILMIATVFLLFGRTLDERHRPAGH, translated from the coding sequence GTGCGCATTTCCGTAAACCCAAGATCCGCGCTGGTATTGACCCTGCCCGTTTTCGGGCTGCTGCTGTGGCTGGTGCTCTATCCCAACCTGTTTGTCCTGTGGAGAAGCCTGGTCAGCGACAACCGCTTCACGCTGGCACACTACGCGGATTTCTTCAGCAGCCCCTCCCAGATGGAGGCCCTGGGCAACAGCCTGTCCATCTCGCTGGGAAGCGTACTGCTCTCGGCCCTCATCGGCGTCCCGCTGGCATTCGTCTTCCACCGCTTCGACTTTCCCGGACGGCGTATCTTTGCCGCCCTGGCCTCGTTGCCGGTGCTGTTGCCGCCCCTGGTCGGGGTGATCGCCTTCCTTTTTCTCTATGGCGAGAGCGGCATCCTGACCCGCAGCCTCCAGATGCTGCTGGGGCTGTCCGAGCCTCCCTTTTCCCTGCGAGGCATTCCGGCCATCCTGTGGGTGCACGCCTACACCATGTACGTCTACTTCTACCTGTTCGTCTCGGCCGCGCTCAAGCGTCTGGACGAATCGCTGCGGGAGGCTTCCCTTTCGCTGGGAGCCTCCCGCACGCGGACCTTCCTGCGGGTGACGCTGCCGGTGCTCACTCCCGCCTTGGTGGGTGCCGCTCTGCTCACCTTCATGACCTCCATGGCCAGCTTCAGCGCTCCCTACATCTTCGGCGGAGGGGTACGGGTCCTTTCGCTTCAAATCTACAATTCCAAGCTGAACGGCGACCTGGAGATGGCCCTGGTGGAGACGGTGGTGCTGACAATGGTCTCCCTGCTGTTCCTGATCCTGTTGCAGCGATACGAAGCCACCGGCAAGTATCGCGCGGTGGGCAAGGGCGCCAGCCCCAGCCTGCGACCCTTCAGGGGAAAGGGCCTGCGGCTGGCCATGGCGGTGCTGGGCATTTCCGCGGTGCTCTTCCTGCTGCTGCCCCATCTCACCCTGGTGTTGATCAGCTTCAGCCAGGACGGAACCTGGACCACCCAAATCCTGCCTCCCCGATACACGGCCGCCAACTACGGGCGACTGCTGGCCGACGACCGTTTTCTGGAACCGATTCTCAACAGCCTCAAGATGGCCACGCTGGCCACGGCCGCCAACCTGGTTTTCGCGCTGGCCGCAGGTTGGCTGCTGATTCAAAGGAAGCTCCGGGGGCGGCGCCTGCTGAGTGCTCTGACTCTGCTGCCCTGGGCCCTGCCGGGCACGGTGGTGGCCCTCAACCTGGCAACCACCTTCAGCATCTCGGATCCGCTTCAGGCCCGGGTCCTGCTGGTGGGCACCTTTTGGATCTTGCCTCTGGCCTATTTCATTCGTAATATCCCCCTGGTGGTCCGCGCCGTGCAGGCCGGCTTCGAGCAGCTCGACCCCAACCTTCACTGGGCGGCCCGCTCTCTGGGTGCATCCTGGTTTTACAGCTTGCGCCGAATCCTGCTGCCCCTGCTGCTACCGGCGGCAGCGGCAGGATCGATGCTGGCCTTCGTGACCGCCCTGGGCGAGTTCGTCTCCTCGATCGTCATCTACACCGTGGACAGCCGGCCGATCTCGGTTGAAATCCTGTCCCAACTGAGGCAGTTCAACTTCGGCAGCGCCGCCGCCTACGGTGTGCTTCTTATCCTGATGATCGCGACGGTCTTTCTCCTGTTCGGGCGCACCCTGGACGAACGTCACCGGCCGGCCGGTCATTAA
- a CDS encoding extracellular solute-binding protein: MARPLLVIAITGSLLLAACSPPENGKVSLIVYSPHGKELLSDHEIRFEARYPRVDVKWLDMGSQDVLDRLRSEKNNPQADIWWGAPSDLFEQAGEEGLLLPYRPSWAETVPPEARGSGDFWYGTYRTPEVIAYNNALLKPDEAPEEWDDLLDPKWRRKIILRDPLASGTMRTIFCAMILREMEKTGSPEGGYRWLRGLDANTKDYVPNLTILSQKLARREGWVTLWNMPDIELQRARYDYPLAYVLPASGVPVVMDGIALVAKSEPLPAAREYYEFVTSTPSLVRAAREFFRIPARNDIPASELPSWIGETPIPVMPLDRDLLRKHSREWMRYWDEHIRHKGNAGKAAAGPAAGRSPGSG; the protein is encoded by the coding sequence ATGGCGCGCCCTCTCCTGGTCATTGCGATCACCGGCAGCCTGCTGCTGGCGGCCTGTTCCCCGCCAGAGAACGGCAAGGTCTCCCTGATCGTCTATTCCCCCCACGGCAAGGAACTGCTGTCCGACCACGAAATCCGATTCGAGGCCCGTTACCCTCGAGTCGACGTCAAGTGGCTCGACATGGGAAGCCAGGACGTCCTGGACCGGCTGCGCTCGGAGAAAAACAATCCGCAGGCCGATATCTGGTGGGGGGCGCCATCCGACCTCTTCGAGCAGGCTGGAGAGGAAGGACTGCTGCTGCCCTATCGGCCCAGCTGGGCCGAGACCGTCCCCCCCGAGGCCCGGGGTTCGGGGGATTTCTGGTATGGGACCTACAGGACCCCTGAAGTCATCGCCTACAACAACGCCTTGCTGAAGCCGGACGAGGCTCCCGAGGAGTGGGATGACCTGCTCGACCCCAAGTGGAGGCGGAAGATCATCCTCAGGGATCCGCTGGCCTCCGGAACCATGCGAACCATCTTCTGCGCCATGATCCTGAGGGAGATGGAAAAGACCGGGTCTCCGGAGGGCGGCTACCGCTGGTTGAGGGGGCTGGACGCCAACACCAAGGACTATGTTCCCAACCTGACCATCCTGAGCCAGAAGCTTGCCCGCCGCGAGGGCTGGGTCACCCTGTGGAACATGCCCGACATCGAGCTGCAGCGAGCCCGATACGACTACCCGCTGGCCTACGTGCTGCCCGCCAGCGGCGTACCCGTGGTCATGGACGGCATTGCCCTGGTGGCCAAGTCCGAGCCGCTACCGGCCGCCCGCGAGTATTACGAGTTCGTCACCTCCACGCCAAGCCTGGTCCGGGCGGCCCGGGAGTTCTTCCGTATCCCCGCGCGAAACGATATCCCCGCATCCGAGCTGCCCTCCTGGATCGGTGAGACCCCGATCCCGGTCATGCCCCTAGACAGGGATCTCCTGCGGAAGCATTCGCGGGAGTGGATGCGCTATTGGGACGAACACATTCGCCACAAGGGGAACGCCGGAAAGGCGGCCGCCGGACCGGCGGCGGGCAGGTCCCCGGGCAGCGGTTGA